A stretch of Brevundimonas naejangsanensis DNA encodes these proteins:
- the tuf gene encoding elongation factor Tu: MAKEKFERTKPHCNIGTIGHVDHGKTTLTAAISMTLSKAGGGKAMNYADIDNAPEEKARGITINTSHVEYETENRHYAHVDCPGHADYVKNMITGAAQMDGAILVCSAADGPMPQTREHILLSRQVGVPALVVFLNKVDMVDDEELLELVEMEVRELLSSYQFPGDDIPVIKGSALAAVEDRDPQIGAERILELMAAVDAYIPQPERPVDMPFLMPVEDVFSISGRGTVVTGRVERGIVKVGEEVEIVGIRPVQKTTCTGVEMFRKLLDQGQAGDNVGVLLRGTKREDVERGQVLCKPGSITPHTKFVAEAYILTKEEGGRHTPFFTNYRPQFYFRTTDVTGIVKLKEGVEMIMPGDNAELDVELITPIAMEEKLRFAIREGGRTVGAGVVAKIVE, from the coding sequence ATGGCCAAGGAAAAGTTCGAACGCACCAAGCCGCACTGCAACATCGGCACGATCGGCCACGTTGACCACGGCAAGACGACGCTGACGGCGGCGATCTCGATGACGCTGTCGAAGGCCGGCGGCGGCAAGGCGATGAACTACGCCGACATCGACAACGCGCCGGAAGAGAAGGCGCGCGGCATCACCATCAACACCTCGCACGTGGAATATGAGACGGAAAACCGTCACTACGCCCACGTCGACTGCCCGGGCCACGCCGACTACGTGAAGAACATGATCACGGGCGCGGCTCAGATGGACGGCGCGATCCTGGTGTGCTCGGCCGCTGACGGCCCGATGCCGCAGACCCGCGAGCATATCCTGCTGTCGCGTCAGGTCGGCGTTCCGGCCCTGGTGGTGTTCCTGAACAAGGTCGACATGGTCGACGACGAGGAGCTGCTCGAGCTGGTCGAGATGGAAGTTCGCGAACTTCTGTCGTCCTACCAGTTCCCGGGCGACGACATTCCGGTGATCAAGGGCTCGGCCTTGGCCGCGGTCGAAGACCGTGACCCGCAGATCGGCGCCGAGCGCATCCTGGAGCTGATGGCGGCGGTCGACGCCTACATCCCGCAGCCGGAACGTCCGGTCGACATGCCGTTCCTGATGCCGGTCGAAGACGTGTTCTCGATCTCGGGCCGCGGCACCGTGGTGACGGGTCGCGTCGAGCGCGGCATCGTCAAGGTCGGCGAGGAAGTCGAAATCGTCGGCATCCGTCCGGTTCAGAAGACGACCTGCACGGGCGTCGAAATGTTCCGCAAGCTGCTGGACCAGGGCCAGGCCGGCGACAACGTGGGCGTGCTGCTGCGCGGCACCAAGCGTGAAGACGTCGAGCGCGGCCAGGTGCTGTGCAAGCCGGGTTCGATCACCCCGCATACCAAGTTCGTGGCCGAGGCCTACATCCTGACCAAGGAAGAAGGCGGCCGTCACACGCCGTTCTTCACGAACTACCGCCCGCAGTTCTACTTCCGCACGACCGACGTGACCGGCATCGTGAAGCTGAAGGAAGGCGTGGAAATGATCATGCCGGGCGACAACGCCGAGCTGGACGTCGAGCTGATCACCCCGATCGCCATGGAAGAGAAGCTGCGCTTCGCCATCCGTGAAGGCGGCCGCACCGTCGGCGCCGGCGTCGTGGCCAAGATCGTCGAGTAA
- a CDS encoding 2OG-Fe(II) oxygenase has translation MSPPILNAVSPERRAAIRQRLQRTGRAQVEGILAEPTAAALHHLAREADYNVVTRRGTGHVDLPSAWLASLQPEQKRGLAEAIQKSATADFQYLYDNYPVFDLVQDGHADAPWRDLAAFLNGEEFLGLMRDLTGEDRIALADMQVTRFRAGHFLTEHDDHAEGKNRYFAYVLNLTPSWRIDWGGLLAFHGDDGNVAEAFTPRFNTLNLLRVPAPHSVTQVALSAGGDRISITGWLRGR, from the coding sequence GTGAGCCCTCCGATCCTGAATGCGGTGTCGCCCGAGCGGCGCGCCGCCATTCGCCAGCGGCTGCAACGGACGGGGCGCGCCCAGGTCGAGGGCATCCTGGCCGAACCCACGGCCGCGGCGCTGCATCATCTGGCGCGCGAGGCTGACTACAACGTCGTAACGCGGCGCGGGACCGGCCATGTGGATTTGCCGTCCGCATGGCTGGCTTCCCTGCAGCCCGAGCAGAAGCGCGGACTAGCCGAGGCGATCCAGAAGTCGGCGACAGCGGATTTCCAGTATCTGTACGACAACTATCCGGTGTTCGACCTGGTGCAGGACGGTCATGCGGACGCACCTTGGCGCGATCTGGCGGCCTTCCTGAATGGCGAAGAATTCCTGGGCCTGATGCGCGACCTGACCGGGGAAGATCGCATCGCCCTGGCCGACATGCAGGTGACGCGGTTTCGCGCCGGGCATTTCCTGACCGAGCATGACGATCACGCCGAGGGAAAGAACCGCTACTTCGCCTATGTGCTGAATTTGACGCCGAGCTGGCGGATCGACTGGGGCGGGCTGCTGGCCTTCCACGGCGACGACGGCAATGTGGCCGAGGCCTTCACACCGCGCTTCAACACCCTGAACCTGCTGCGGGTGCCCGCGCCGCACTCGGTCACACAGGTGGCCCTGTCGGCGGGCGGCGACCGGATTTCGATCACCGGCTGGCTGCGCGGCCGCTGA
- a CDS encoding PAS domain-containing hybrid sensor histidine kinase/response regulator — protein sequence MTDVDWPRRAGLSAALDEAAIVAITDRAGRILYCNDKFEAVSGYARDELIGQTHRVVNSGAHGRDFFQGLYRTIAQGEVWRGTIQNRKKMGEPYWVDTTIVPNLGPDGWPETYTAIRFEVSDHVRALKALEAAQAEARRAAEVRDRFFANISHEVRTPLNAVLGLASALTHTTLTPRQAEMLNLITGAGDALRRVLDDMLDLSKMQAGQFSLSPGPFDLRADIEAVVEMRRAAAEAKGLALDVAFAPGAQGEVIGDGVRITQIVSNLVSNAVKFTPQGRVSVRVDVRAQNGTDRLVIEVEDTGIGFDAVAAQRLFRPFVQADDAISRQFGGTGLGLSICKSLAELMEGEITAEFTPGKGSRFTVDLPVVRAASSGMTGSADEGVAEEGPCLRILAVEDNPANQMVVRCLLEPLGFEIVTADDGLEGVRRFQEERFDMVLMDMQMPVMDGLEAMRRIRAEEARRGAPRTPIVMLTANTTEVHHLKAAQAGADHLVAKPVTLELLLQGMEQGAAAAAEWAPEAVLPVA from the coding sequence ATGACTGACGTCGACTGGCCCCGCCGCGCTGGCCTCTCCGCTGCGCTCGACGAGGCCGCTATCGTGGCGATCACGGATCGCGCCGGTCGCATACTGTATTGCAACGACAAGTTTGAAGCGGTCAGCGGCTACGCCCGCGACGAACTGATCGGCCAGACCCACCGGGTGGTGAACTCCGGGGCGCACGGGCGCGACTTTTTCCAGGGCCTCTACCGCACCATCGCTCAGGGCGAGGTCTGGCGCGGCACGATCCAGAATCGCAAGAAGATGGGCGAGCCCTATTGGGTGGACACCACCATCGTGCCCAATCTGGGACCCGACGGTTGGCCTGAGACCTATACGGCCATCCGGTTCGAGGTGTCGGACCACGTCCGCGCGCTCAAGGCCCTGGAGGCGGCCCAGGCGGAGGCGAGGCGGGCCGCCGAGGTGCGGGATCGCTTCTTCGCCAACATCAGCCATGAGGTGCGCACCCCGCTGAACGCCGTCCTGGGGCTGGCCTCGGCCCTGACCCACACGACGCTGACGCCGCGCCAGGCGGAGATGCTGAATCTGATCACCGGGGCGGGCGACGCCCTGCGCCGGGTTCTGGATGACATGCTCGACCTGTCGAAGATGCAGGCGGGCCAGTTCAGCCTGTCGCCCGGACCCTTCGACCTCCGAGCCGACATCGAGGCCGTGGTCGAGATGCGCCGGGCCGCAGCCGAGGCCAAGGGGCTGGCGCTGGACGTGGCCTTCGCTCCGGGCGCGCAGGGCGAGGTGATCGGCGACGGGGTGCGGATCACCCAGATCGTCTCAAATCTGGTGTCCAATGCGGTGAAGTTCACGCCCCAGGGCCGCGTGTCCGTGCGTGTCGACGTGCGCGCGCAGAACGGGACCGACCGGCTCGTGATTGAGGTCGAGGACACGGGCATCGGCTTCGACGCCGTGGCGGCCCAGCGACTGTTCAGACCCTTCGTCCAGGCCGACGACGCCATTTCGCGCCAGTTCGGCGGCACGGGGCTGGGCCTGTCGATCTGCAAGTCGCTGGCGGAGCTCATGGAGGGCGAGATCACTGCGGAATTCACGCCGGGCAAGGGCAGCCGGTTCACGGTGGACCTGCCTGTGGTCCGTGCGGCTTCGAGCGGGATGACGGGCTCGGCGGACGAGGGGGTGGCTGAGGAGGGGCCCTGCTTGCGGATTCTGGCGGTCGAGGACAATCCGGCCAACCAGATGGTCGTGCGCTGCCTGCTGGAGCCGCTGGGCTTCGAGATCGTCACCGCCGACGATGGTCTGGAAGGCGTGCGGCGCTTTCAGGAAGAACGCTTCGACATGGTGCTGATGGACATGCAGATGCCGGTCATGGACGGGCTGGAGGCGATGCGGCGCATCCGGGCCGAGGAGGCGCGCCGAGGCGCGCCGCGCACCCCCATCGTCATGCTGACGGCCAACACCACGGAGGTCCACCACCTCAAGGCGGCGCAGGCCGGGGCTGATCATCTGGTCGCCAAGCCGGTCACACTGGAGCTTCTGCTGCAAGGGATGGAGCAGGGCGCGGCCGCCGCTGCGGAATGGGCGCCCGAGGCGGTCCTGCCCGTCGCCTGA
- a CDS encoding hemolysin family protein, which produces MLTIAIAVVLLLVVLNGLFAMTELAVVSSRKSKLQSRAERGDRGARKALKLAEEPTQFLSAVQVGITLIGILAGAYGQAAIAGQLTEILKQAAPVLAPYAQVGSTALVVVLITYVSLIVGELVPKRLALIFPETIAAKMAGPISTLALIMKPFVLLLTASTSGILKLLGVKDRDGSDVTQEEVESILAEGASAGLIEPEEQEMIEEILRLGDRAVRVAMTPRHEVYWIALDDPEAVLREEIRTCPYSRIVVARENDVDNPLGVVHKKDLLDSLLDKGEFDVEKLVAEPAFIPQSTSVLKALEILKGSKVHMAFVVDEYGAFEGVVTATDLLEMIAGDFNESHDETEVAIRKREDGSWAVDGQADLDELGETLGEEFGEHEGFHTVAGLVLHHLSRVPDEGEILQLGRFEVEVIDMDDRRIDKLLFRPIIKGPETDAA; this is translated from the coding sequence ATGTTGACCATCGCTATCGCCGTCGTGCTGCTGCTCGTGGTGCTGAACGGCCTCTTCGCCATGACCGAACTCGCGGTCGTGTCCTCCCGCAAATCCAAGCTTCAGAGCCGCGCCGAGCGAGGAGACCGGGGCGCTCGGAAGGCGCTCAAGCTGGCGGAAGAGCCGACGCAATTCCTGTCGGCCGTGCAGGTGGGCATCACCCTGATCGGCATCCTGGCCGGCGCCTACGGCCAGGCGGCCATCGCCGGGCAGCTGACCGAAATCCTGAAGCAGGCCGCGCCGGTGCTGGCGCCCTACGCCCAGGTGGGCTCGACCGCGCTGGTCGTCGTGCTGATCACCTATGTCTCGCTGATCGTGGGCGAACTGGTTCCCAAGCGGCTGGCCCTGATCTTCCCCGAGACGATCGCGGCTAAGATGGCCGGGCCGATCTCGACGCTGGCGCTGATCATGAAGCCCTTCGTCCTGCTGCTGACCGCCTCGACCTCGGGCATTCTCAAACTGCTGGGCGTCAAGGACCGCGACGGTTCGGACGTCACCCAGGAAGAGGTGGAGAGCATCCTGGCCGAGGGCGCTTCGGCGGGCCTGATCGAGCCGGAAGAGCAGGAGATGATCGAGGAGATCCTGCGCCTGGGCGACCGCGCCGTGCGCGTCGCCATGACGCCGCGCCACGAGGTCTATTGGATTGCCCTGGACGACCCCGAGGCGGTGCTGCGCGAGGAAATCCGCACCTGCCCCTATTCACGCATCGTGGTCGCGCGCGAGAATGACGTCGATAATCCCCTTGGGGTGGTCCACAAGAAGGACCTGCTGGACAGCCTGTTGGACAAGGGCGAGTTCGACGTCGAGAAGCTGGTCGCCGAGCCGGCCTTCATCCCCCAGTCGACCTCGGTGCTGAAGGCGCTGGAGATCCTGAAGGGGTCGAAGGTCCACATGGCCTTCGTGGTCGACGAATACGGCGCCTTCGAAGGGGTGGTCACGGCCACCGACCTGCTGGAGATGATCGCCGGCGACTTCAACGAAAGCCACGACGAGACCGAGGTCGCCATCCGCAAGCGCGAGGACGGCTCCTGGGCCGTGGACGGCCAGGCGGACCTGGACGAGCTGGGCGAAACCCTGGGCGAGGAGTTCGGGGAGCACGAGGGCTTCCACACGGTGGCGGGTCTGGTGCTGCACCACCTGTCGCGCGTGCCCGACGAGGGCGAGATCCTTCAGCTGGGCCGGTTCGAGGTCGAGGTCATCGACATGGACGACCGCCGCATCGACAAGCTGCTGTTCCGCCCGATCATCAAGGGGCCGGAGACCGACGCCGCCTGA
- a CDS encoding amino acid ABC transporter ATP-binding/permease protein, translated as MTFPSSPGVARLQALIRAQERAQSSRLLAASITGALVSAGAIALLGLSGWFITAAALAGAAGPAAVQFFNYLIPSATIRFLAIVRTGSRYGERVTGHEAALKALAALRPQLFEGLARGPARRALSLAGGEASARLVQDVDAVQDRFVRLSAPWSAGAGLAAGVGLAALAGWGAALAVALAAVVGVVLGLVLGRRLAEPAGRRLQEAVGAFKTDFAALAAAAPELQAYGMKDWAVDRLARQGGAVEAAAEALARAGGWLMAAQTLAMALGVAGAALAAGPASPPLTALAMLAAVATVESAGNLLNAFRQNGAVAAAVQRLGALLEAAPSVEAAAPVAPSLHLTTPDLRLAPPQCLAIVGRSGAGKTTLVERMMHLREPLPGEIRLGEADAATLSPDAARALFAYAPQQAVLMAGTVRENLRLAAPSADDAQLWAALEDAGLAERIRAAPSGLGVALGENGARLSGGERRRLGLARAYLRPAPWLVLDEPTEGLDPATEALVLERLTLRLQRTGQGLILISHRPAPLALCDQALAVTGIAADGRIRARVQPIRVAA; from the coding sequence ATGACCTTTCCGTCCTCCCCCGGCGTCGCCCGCCTCCAGGCCCTGATCCGCGCGCAGGAGCGGGCCCAGTCCTCGCGCCTGCTGGCCGCCTCCATCACCGGCGCCCTGGTGTCGGCGGGCGCCATCGCCTTGCTCGGGCTGTCGGGATGGTTCATCACCGCCGCCGCCCTGGCCGGAGCGGCCGGACCGGCGGCGGTCCAGTTCTTCAACTATCTGATCCCCAGCGCCACCATCCGCTTCCTGGCCATCGTGCGCACCGGCTCCCGCTACGGCGAGCGCGTCACCGGCCATGAGGCGGCGCTGAAGGCCCTGGCCGCCCTGAGGCCGCAGTTGTTCGAGGGCCTGGCGCGCGGCCCGGCGAGACGCGCCCTGTCCCTGGCGGGGGGCGAGGCCTCGGCCCGTCTCGTGCAGGACGTGGACGCCGTACAGGACCGCTTCGTGCGCCTGTCCGCGCCGTGGAGCGCGGGCGCGGGCCTGGCGGCCGGCGTCGGCCTGGCCGCCCTGGCCGGTTGGGGCGCGGCGCTGGCCGTCGCCCTGGCCGCCGTCGTCGGCGTGGTCCTGGGGCTCGTTCTCGGCCGTCGCCTGGCCGAGCCCGCCGGGCGGCGCCTGCAGGAGGCCGTCGGCGCCTTCAAGACCGACTTCGCCGCCCTGGCCGCGGCCGCGCCCGAACTGCAGGCCTACGGCATGAAGGACTGGGCCGTCGACCGCCTGGCCCGTCAGGGCGGCGCCGTCGAGGCCGCCGCCGAAGCCCTGGCCCGCGCGGGCGGCTGGCTCATGGCCGCGCAAACCCTGGCCATGGCTCTGGGCGTCGCCGGGGCCGCCCTGGCGGCCGGCCCGGCCTCGCCGCCCCTGACCGCCCTGGCCATGCTGGCGGCCGTGGCCACGGTCGAGAGCGCGGGAAATCTGCTGAACGCCTTTCGCCAGAACGGCGCCGTCGCCGCCGCCGTCCAGCGCCTGGGCGCACTGCTCGAGGCCGCGCCTTCGGTCGAGGCCGCCGCGCCGGTCGCGCCTTCGCTTCATCTGACGACGCCCGATCTGCGCCTGGCCCCGCCCCAGTGCCTGGCCATTGTCGGGCGCTCGGGCGCGGGCAAGACCACCCTGGTCGAGCGCATGATGCATCTGCGCGAGCCGCTGCCGGGCGAGATCCGCCTCGGCGAGGCCGACGCCGCGACCCTAAGCCCGGACGCCGCGCGCGCCCTGTTCGCCTATGCCCCGCAACAGGCGGTGCTGATGGCCGGGACGGTGCGCGAGAACCTGCGCCTCGCCGCCCCCTCGGCCGACGACGCCCAGCTGTGGGCCGCGCTCGAGGACGCGGGCCTGGCCGAGCGCATTCGCGCCGCGCCCAGCGGCCTGGGCGTCGCCCTGGGCGAGAACGGCGCCCGCCTGTCGGGCGGCGAGCGGCGTCGCCTGGGCCTGGCCCGCGCCTATCTGCGTCCCGCCCCCTGGCTGGTGCTGGACGAGCCGACCGAAGGCCTGGACCCCGCCACGGAGGCCCTGGTGCTGGAGCGTCTGACCCTGCGCCTGCAGCGCACCGGCCAGGGCCTGATCCTGATCAGCCACCGCCCCGCGCCCCTTGCTCTGTGCGACCAGGCTCTGGCTGTCACCGGCATCGCTGCCGACGGCCGCATCCGGGCCCGCGTCCAGCCGATCCGGGTCGCGGCCTGA
- the rlmB gene encoding 23S rRNA (guanosine(2251)-2'-O)-methyltransferase RlmB, whose amino-acid sequence MSSFRERNDRKTGKKQSFHKRGEGRLDRPQTPAPQGRGGSEPERRPARSRPDADNFLWGRHPVLAALANPARRGMGRLMVTEDRAEEIQRENLANGHRIEVVDSLALGRMLPAGAVHQGMVFKVQPLEGVALEDLAEPAEGVIVMLDQLTDPQNVGAIFRSALAFGARGIVVQDRHSPALAGALAKAAAGATERLPCARVTNLSRALEKLADHGWRAIGMDGGADLTLEQALDARPTIIVMGSEGDGVRRLVAEHCEIMARIPMPGGFESLNVSNAAAIALYEAARAQGRAL is encoded by the coding sequence GTGTCGTCATTTCGAGAACGCAACGACCGGAAAACCGGTAAAAAACAATCTTTCCACAAGAGAGGCGAAGGCCGCCTCGATCGGCCTCAAACGCCCGCCCCGCAAGGACGCGGCGGAAGCGAGCCCGAGCGCCGGCCGGCCCGTTCGCGCCCGGACGCCGATAATTTTCTTTGGGGACGCCATCCGGTTCTGGCCGCTTTGGCGAATCCGGCGCGTCGCGGAATGGGCCGTCTGATGGTCACGGAAGACCGCGCCGAGGAGATTCAGCGCGAGAATCTGGCGAACGGCCACCGAATCGAAGTGGTCGATTCGCTCGCCCTGGGCCGGATGCTGCCCGCCGGGGCGGTGCACCAGGGCATGGTCTTCAAGGTCCAGCCGCTGGAAGGCGTCGCCCTGGAGGACCTGGCCGAACCCGCCGAAGGGGTCATCGTCATGCTGGACCAGCTGACCGATCCCCAGAACGTCGGCGCCATCTTCCGTTCGGCCCTGGCCTTCGGCGCGCGCGGCATCGTGGTGCAGGACCGGCACTCTCCCGCCCTGGCCGGCGCTCTGGCCAAGGCGGCGGCCGGGGCGACCGAGCGCCTGCCCTGCGCCCGGGTGACGAATCTGAGCCGCGCCCTGGAGAAGCTGGCCGACCACGGCTGGCGCGCCATCGGCATGGACGGCGGCGCGGATCTGACGCTGGAGCAGGCGCTGGACGCCCGGCCGACCATCATCGTCATGGGCTCGGAAGGCGACGGCGTGCGCCGCCTGGTGGCCGAACACTGCGAGATCATGGCCCGCATTCCCATGCCCGGCGGGTTCGAGAGCCTGAACGTCTCCAACGCCGCCGCCATCGCTCTTTATGAGGCGGCGCGCGCGCAGGGCCGCGCCCTCTAG
- a CDS encoding TerC family protein, which produces MDFLSNPEFVSQASALGKVLMIDLVLAGDNAVAVGLAAAALPQDQRRKAILIGLAAAVIMRIGLALITVQLLAIIGLLLAGGFLLLWVCWKMWRELREQATHDQAEAEAEIERAMAIEHGGGPSPEELGLKRKTFGAALIQIMVADLTMSLDNVLAVAGASHDHPWIMVFGLILSIALMGLAASFIAKLLNRYRWIAYIGLAIVLYVALHMIWDGGRSVIVRTGHTDQFNASAPTFLDIGAEEQAKHLRHGGEGPGRHTPEALPGGRERRDPPPVAAEPAPQAS; this is translated from the coding sequence ATGGACTTCCTCTCCAATCCCGAATTCGTCAGCCAGGCGTCCGCGCTCGGCAAGGTGCTCATGATCGACCTGGTTCTGGCTGGCGACAACGCCGTGGCCGTGGGCCTGGCCGCCGCCGCCCTGCCCCAGGACCAGCGCCGCAAGGCCATCCTCATCGGCCTGGCCGCGGCCGTGATCATGCGCATCGGCCTGGCCCTGATCACCGTCCAGCTGCTGGCCATAATCGGCCTGCTGCTGGCAGGCGGCTTCCTGCTGCTGTGGGTCTGCTGGAAGATGTGGCGCGAACTGCGCGAGCAGGCGACCCACGATCAGGCCGAGGCCGAGGCCGAGATCGAACGCGCCATGGCCATCGAACACGGCGGCGGCCCCAGCCCGGAAGAGCTGGGCCTGAAGCGCAAGACCTTCGGCGCCGCCCTGATCCAGATCATGGTCGCCGACCTGACCATGAGCCTGGACAACGTCCTGGCCGTCGCCGGCGCCAGCCACGACCACCCGTGGATCATGGTCTTCGGCCTGATCCTGTCGATCGCCCTGATGGGCCTGGCCGCCAGCTTCATCGCCAAGCTGCTGAACCGCTATCGTTGGATCGCCTATATCGGCCTGGCCATCGTGCTGTACGTCGCCCTGCACATGATCTGGGACGGCGGGCGTTCGGTCATCGTGCGCACCGGCCACACGGATCAGTTCAACGCCTCGGCCCCCACCTTCCTCGACATCGGCGCCGAGGAGCAGGCCAAGCACCTGCGCCACGGCGGCGAGGGCCCAGGGCGGCACACGCCCGAAGCCCTGCCCGGCGGCCGCGAACGCCGCGATCCGCCGCCGGTCGCGGCGGAGCCCGCCCCGCAAGCGTCCTGA
- the cydD gene encoding thiol reductant ABC exporter subunit CydD, producing MTAQPLAPQPTASRRIAGEETPALWLKSALSPWRRLMGLGGALVIADTAPAIGFAAGLALAVGALPHGLAEATPGLALAVAALVTRAALSQAAVRFNTRAARAAKGGLRRRVLKGALSGRLSDAASMTAVAEGVEALDGHVARFMPARLAAAASPLILIAAAAVVSPFTAGILVFTLLPFVLGMALTGMAAGAESRRQFQALERLSGLFLDRVRALPAILSFQAESQQTRVIARASDDLARRTGRVLKVAFLSSAVLEFFSALAVALVAVYCGFNLLKLLPFPAPEQLSLTQAFFVLALAPEVYQPMRRLAAAYHDRQAAESAVPSLRRLDQAAEAPRPRPALPASAPALRFRDVAVAYDGAPVLSGFNLEAAPGAVVALIGLSGAGKSSLLNLFLGLAPLSEGEVEIGELRLSDSPDLTDWVAWAGQAPVVIRGTLAENIALARRGASAEEIEGAARKAGLEGALDRLIDERGGGLSGGERRRLGLARAFLKPAPLLLLDEPTANLDAEAEAALLPIIREAARGRTTLIATHSEAVAELADVVVRL from the coding sequence ATGACGGCCCAGCCGCTCGCCCCACAGCCGACAGCCTCGCGGAGAATCGCGGGAGAAGAGACGCCCGCGCTCTGGCTGAAATCCGCCCTGTCGCCGTGGCGGCGGCTGATGGGCCTGGGCGGCGCCCTGGTGATCGCCGACACCGCTCCGGCCATCGGTTTCGCCGCCGGACTGGCGCTGGCCGTGGGGGCCCTGCCGCACGGTCTGGCCGAGGCGACGCCGGGGCTGGCCCTGGCCGTCGCCGCCCTCGTGACCCGCGCCGCGCTGAGCCAGGCCGCCGTCCGGTTCAACACCCGCGCCGCGCGAGCCGCCAAGGGAGGCCTGCGCCGCCGCGTTCTGAAGGGCGCCCTGTCCGGCCGCCTGTCCGACGCCGCCTCGATGACCGCCGTCGCCGAGGGGGTCGAGGCCCTGGACGGTCACGTCGCGCGCTTCATGCCTGCGCGCCTGGCGGCCGCCGCCTCGCCCCTGATCCTGATCGCCGCCGCCGCCGTGGTCAGCCCCTTCACCGCCGGCATCCTGGTCTTCACCCTGCTGCCCTTCGTTCTGGGCATGGCCCTGACCGGCATGGCCGCCGGAGCCGAGAGCCGCCGCCAGTTCCAGGCGCTGGAGCGGCTGTCCGGCCTGTTTCTGGACCGGGTGCGCGCCCTGCCCGCCATCCTGTCCTTCCAGGCCGAGTCCCAGCAGACCCGCGTCATCGCCCGCGCCTCGGACGACCTGGCGCGCCGCACCGGCCGGGTGCTGAAAGTCGCCTTCCTGTCCTCGGCGGTGCTGGAGTTCTTCTCGGCCCTCGCGGTGGCCCTGGTCGCCGTCTATTGCGGCTTCAACCTGCTGAAGCTGCTGCCCTTCCCGGCTCCTGAGCAGCTCAGCCTGACCCAGGCCTTCTTCGTCCTGGCCCTGGCGCCCGAGGTCTATCAGCCGATGCGCCGCCTCGCCGCCGCCTATCATGACCGCCAGGCCGCCGAATCGGCCGTGCCCAGCCTGCGTCGCCTGGACCAGGCGGCCGAGGCGCCGCGCCCGCGCCCCGCCCTGCCCGCTTCGGCCCCGGCCCTGCGCTTCCGTGACGTAGCCGTCGCCTATGACGGCGCGCCGGTCCTCAGCGGCTTCAATCTGGAGGCCGCGCCCGGCGCCGTGGTCGCCCTGATCGGCCTCAGCGGCGCGGGAAAGAGCAGCCTGCTCAACCTGTTCCTGGGCCTGGCGCCCCTGTCCGAGGGCGAGGTCGAGATCGGCGAGCTCCGCCTGTCCGACAGCCCCGACCTGACCGACTGGGTCGCCTGGGCCGGCCAGGCGCCGGTCGTCATTCGCGGGACCCTGGCCGAGAACATCGCCCTGGCCCGACGCGGCGCCTCGGCCGAGGAGATCGAAGGGGCCGCCCGCAAGGCGGGTCTCGAGGGCGCGCTGGACCGACTGATCGACGAGCGCGGCGGCGGCCTGTCGGGCGGCGAGCGTCGCCGTCTGGGCCTGGCCCGCGCCTTCCTCAAGCCCGCGCCCCTGCTGCTTCTGGACGAGCCGACCGCCAACCTCGACGCCGAGGCCGAGGCCGCCCTTCTGCCGATCATCCGCGAGGCGGCGCGCGGCCGCACGACCCTGATCGCCACCCATTCCGAGGCCGTGGCCGAACTGGCCGACGTCGTGGTGCGCCTATGA